CAACAATCGCAATATGGGCAGAAGGATGGCGTCAAGCAGTATGTGCTGCAGATGCTCCATAATGCTGGCGTCCATCAGGCAGGGCAGCATATACTTCACCAGCTGCAGCGAACTGATGATCGCGCCCTCCAGGCTGCCAGTAATGCGCTTTGAGCAGAGTCCAATCAGCTCGCTGATGTGTGGAAAATACTGCAACAGTAAAAAGTTTTCGCCATAGAGTGCTGGAAAGGAAGAGATAAAAGTATTCAATTATGTTGttacattattaaaatttagagTGTGACTCACCCGCAATGGACATGAGACACTCGAGCACACGAGCAGCGCTGCGATCGCCAACAACGCGTGCATTGGCGATGCTAAAGTAGTTGAGATTGGCTGCATCCGCAGCAGCGAGATCAATGCTACTGCTGCTCGTCTCTGAAGCGTCCATCTCGGGCAGCAGATTCTCCTGGCCAACGTAGCAGAGCGAGAGCAGCTTCAGCAGATTGCGTGTAATGTGGCGGGCAGTGAGCACGGGACCCAAGCGATGCGACAGCCAAACCAAACTCTCTGCACTCATCTCGCTGATGCGATTATTCTGCAATGCTTTGGCCTCCGAGATACGCGATATAACCGACGCCTGCAGCGAGTCACAGCCCTCCGTCTCCGGCTGGACATCAGTTGATTCTGTCGACTCGTTGACAGCACTCGTGACCTGGCTGATCAGCTCAAAGCTGTCGACGCTCTTACGTGAGCCAATGTCGCAGTCGATGGCGCTCAGTTGGAAGCTGCGGCGAATGCCGCTGGCAGGTATCTCAATGGTGGGTGAGCGTGGTCCAATTGGTGGCGGCGGCATCATGGGCGGCGGTGTCTGGCCTTGGCTTTGAAGGGAGATTTTATCCGGTGATAATTTGGCGCCATACATCAGCTCATTGATGGCCAGTTTATCGGGTGAACTGCCCGCGGATTCACGAGCTTCCTCCGCAATCGCCGTAGGACGAGGGACGCATGTCAAAGGAGTCTATGGATTTGTTCTCCTGATCTTCTTCAAAGGTAAACAACTCCTCAACATCCGGCTTCGActcctgttgttgctgctgcaattgctgtgGCGACGGCTCTTCGACGGCAAAACTGAGATTCTTGCTGGTGCGTCGACTGCCGCCGCTGTGATAGTGATAGCCATTGCCCTGTTCTGGCTCCTTGTAGCCACCGACTGCCTCAATCAATGGCGCAATGAAATGATGTAGGAAGCAGCGCAAGCCAAAGCGCACAATCAAGCGCAAAAGGAAGCTGTGATGATAGAGTTTCACCGATTTGCGTGACTTGAAGCTGCTGCTCGATGAGAAACGCAAGTGGCTGCCACCAGCAATGTTGCTGCCgcagctgccactgccactgctgttgccgctgctgctgtttgcctcATCCACCGCTGTGATGCTCTCCACATCGTACAACTTCAACAacggctgcagcagctgttgttgcgtcTGCGTCACGCCCAGCGCCTGGGCAATGCAATCAAAGAGATGCCAAGCCGTCAGAATCGAGGTGCGTTCGTCGCGTAACAAATCAATAATGTGCGGCAAAAGCAGCTCCACGGGCGTAAACTGTTCGTAGCCAAACGTGACAGGTTCCAGCAGGCGTCGCACATGTGCACAGCAGGACATCACTTTGCATTCGGCAATCTTGCGCTCGAAGAGCACACGCTGGCGATCCAGTTCCGTGTAGCGAGCACATTCATTGCCACCGTTGCAATTCAGATGCGTGTGCAGCTCGAGCAGCTCAAAGTTGTGCTGGAACATGTGCAGCGAACGCACCAAGCCATAGACAGCCAAATAGTGGCTGGGAAAAGGCAGCAGCGTGTTGGCAAACATCGGTTCCAGAAGCTGTGCCGCATGTGTTGGCACTGGAAGCCCTTCAACTGTAGCCTCTCCTTGCtccagttgcaacaacaatcgcaCCACTCGACGCACCGCCTTGGGCAGCTCCTGCACATGATGCTGGGCCAGCGTGCGACATGCGGCCAAGCGACACTCGAAACTGGCGCTGGCGCCGTTGCTTGTCAAGAGCGGACGCAGTCGCTGCATGGCAAACACTTCCACAATCAGGCAGCCCAAAACCTGCAACTCGCGTTCGCGTCGTTCCACGTGCAACTGCTGCAGACTCTGCTGTCGTCGTTTCGAGCTGACCAGCAGATTCTTCGACTTGGTTTGTATTGCAGCAGCATCGAAAGCAAACAGTTGATTCGTAAACGAATGATCTGCCGAGTTCTGTTCAAACAGCAGATCGCTATTGATCATCTGCTCCTCGGGATTTGTGGCCGCTTGCTGTTGTGGAAAGGTGCGTGCGTAAAACGTCTCAAGTGTCTCCAGCTGCTGGAGCAACAGCGCTGGATTGTATTGCGCTGGCAGCTCTATAAAGTTGGTCATGGTATAAAAGTTGGAGGCTGAGACAGCTTGCTCGTCGGGCACACGTAACGACATGCGTGGCGAATTGCGCTCCACGCTCCCATaactggttgctgctgctgcctgtagATTCTCTGTGCTGCGCGCCAGTCgcttattgctgctgctcactgGGCCACCACTTTGGCCATAGAGCTGTGACAGCCTGGGTGCCGTTTTGCTGAACCAGGCGGAGGCATAACGACGTGGCGGATGCGGTTGTGTAAACAGCTGCACAATGCCGCGCTGACTTAAATTGCAATGCTGATCCACGAGACTCAAGCAGACATTCTTTGACTTAACCGCCGCCTTGCCGCTTAATTTGTAGCTATAACACagaataaattagtttaatttgctGCTCTTTGAAAATCTCAAGACTTACCCAAAGTTCAAGTCGATCCAGTGCTGTAGTCGCTCACTCACATATTGCGACTCCAGTGCCTCACGATGCTTGCAAATGAAGTCCTCTGGGCAGCTGGCCCAAGCCGGTAGCTCCAGATCTGGCAAATCTTCGTGTATGCTCTTAAAGATCATCGGATCCGTATAGAACTCCGGTATGCATTCATCAGGCGTCCATTCCTGCAGTCGTTGTATCGACACCGGATACTCTGCGGGCACCCAAATGGGACGCACATGTGCACAAAGTATGGACTGAGGTGTACGCCGCGCCATGTACACAAAGTATGTGATCTCGGAGAGAAAATCAGAGACATGATGCGGCACTTGCGACTGCTCTACAGGCGCACCAGgctgtgtggcatgtgtgtACATCAAATCCAAGTGTATATCACCTTTGTTCAAGCGATATTTACTCTTTGTGAGATCCCGCCAATTGAGTCCATTGCGTCCCGCAAAATCCGTCACCCAGGGCATAATGTGATGATGCGCTGCATCCGTTAAACTGCGACCACACGCATTGTTCAACACGGTCAAATAGTCAAAGTTGGACAGTTGTCCATTGCACCACATTTCGCAGTATTCGCGCAGATTAAACTGGTCTGGATCGTAGGCCAGCTTGAGATCAATAGATGGTTCCATGGGCTGATGGCCCGGCGACTCGGGCAGCTCAGAACAGCTTAGCGGCGACATGTCCAGCGTTGCCAGTGGTTCAGCCATTAACAGATTGCAAGGCAGACGCGGCAACACTTGCAGCCAGAGATTCTCGCGCAACATTACGTGCTGCAATCGCAAGTCGCCGAGGCATAAGCCCTGCGCCTGTAGCTGTCGCGACAGCTGTAGCAGCTGATAGATGATGAACAGCGACTTGTTATAGCCTCGACCCAGCAACGCTGGACTGTAGCTGATGCAGTCATAGAGACTGCACTCCAAAGCGGGCGGATAATGAAAGACGCAGAAGTGGCAGCTGGTTTCAATGGCCACTAACGCGGGCAGCACATTGGCATGACAATCGCCCAACAAGTCCTGCTCGCAGCTTGCTGTGACATCCGTCTCCTGCTGACAGTGCAGCACCGGACAGTTGTAGATGCGTTGTATCAGCTCCTTGAGCACAACATCATGCGGTTGCAGTGTGGCAGCCGATGATGCATTGTGTGTGGCTGCCTTGGCGGCGGCACTGCGACACTGCTTGACATGGGCGCCCGCATATTGCTTGTATGCTGCCTGCCACAATTGCTTAAagttgctgcttgccacattAGCCACAGCTTGTGAGTAACTTAGGGGCAACTGGGCGTGATCTTCGACTGTTGTCCGTGGTGGCAGTGGGTAAACTTTGCGTTGTGGTTGCTTGCGATACGTTTGCACTAGGATGCGGGTCCAGGGGTGCTCCAATGGTCCAGTAGGATGCGCTCTTCGATCCAACTGTGGCCAATTCGTAAAGTGGGAAAGTTTGCGCTGTCGCTCGAGGGTTTGTAGCCAGCTTTTGTCGCATATCAGCTTGTAGACGCCCTCATCTGAGTCACAAACAATATGTTGCGGATTAATACCGATTTGCAGCCATATCGTATCGTCGCTATCGCCCATGACAAAGCCTGCGACCAAAACGGACCAA
This window of the Drosophila albomicans strain 15112-1751.03 chromosome 2L, ASM965048v2, whole genome shotgun sequence genome carries:
- the LOC117564602 gene encoding LOW QUALITY PROTEIN: WD repeat-containing protein 81 (The sequence of the model RefSeq protein was modified relative to this genomic sequence to represent the inferred CDS: inserted 2 bases in 1 codon), translating into MGDSDDTIWLQIGINPQHIVCDSDEGVYKLICDKSWLQTLERQRKLSHFTNWPQLDRRAHPTGPLEHPWTRILVQTYRKQPQRKVYPLPPRTTVEDHAQLPLSYSQAVANVASSNFKQLWQAAYKQYAGAHVKQCRSAAAKAATHNASSAATLQPHDVVLKELIQRIYNCPVLHCQQETDVTASCEQDLLGDCHANVLPALVAIETSCHFCVFHYPPALECSLYDCISYSPALLGRGYNKSLFIIYQLLQLSRQLQAQGLCLGDLRLQHVMLRENLWLQVLPRLPCNLLMAEPLATLDMSPLSCSELPESPGHQPMEPSIDLKLAYDPDQFNLREYCEMWCNGQLSNFDYLTVLNNACGRSLTDAAHHHIMPWVTDFAGRNGLNWRDLTKSKYRLNKGDIHLDLMYTHATQPGAPVEQSQVPHHVSDFLSEITYFVYMARRTPQSILCAHVRPIWVPAEYPVSIQRLQEWTPDECIPEFYTDPMIFKSIHEDLPDLELPAWASCPEDFICKHREALESQYVSERLQHWIDLNFGYKLSGKAAVKSKNVCLSLVDQHCNLSQRGIVQLFTQPHPPRRYASAWFSKTAPRLSQLYGQSGGPVSSSNKRLARSTENLQAAAATSYGSVERNSPRMSLRVPDEQAVSASNFYTMTNFIELPAQYNPALLLQQLETLETFYARTFPQQQAATNPEEQMINSDLLFEQNSADHSFTNQLFAFDAAAIQTKSKNLLVSSKRRQQSLQQLHVERRERELQVLGCLIVEVFAMQRLRPLLTSNGASASFECRLAACRTLAQHHVQELPKAVRRVVRLLLQLEQGEATVEGLPVPTHAAQLLEPMFANTLLPFPSHYLAVYGLVRSLHMFQHNFELLELHTHLNCNGGNECARYTELDRQRVLFERKIAECKVMSCCAHVRRLLEPVTFGYEQFTPVELLLPHIIDLLRDERTSILTAWHLFDCIAQALGVTQTQQQLLQPLLKLYDVESITAVDEANSSSGNSSGSGSCGSNIAGGSHLRFSSSSSFKSRKSVKLYHHSFLLRLIVRFGLRCFLHHFIAPLIEAVGGYKEPEQGNGYHYHSGGSRRTSKNLSFAVEEPSPQQLQQQQQESKPDVEELFTFEEDQENKSIDSFDMRPSSXTAIAEEARESAGSSPDKLAINELMYGAKLSPDKISLQSQGQTPPPMMPPPPIGPRSPTIEIPASGIRRSFQLSAIDCDIGSRKSVDSFELISQVTSAVNESTESTDVQPETEGCDSLQASVISRISEAKALQNNRISEMSAESLVWLSHRLGPVLTARHITRNLLKLLSLCYVGQENLLPEMDASETSSSSIDLAAADAANLNYFSIANARVVGDRSAARVLECLMSIAALYGENFLLLQYFPHISELIGLCSKRITGSLEGAIISSLQLVKYMLPCLMDASIMEHLQHILLDAILLPILRLLSSTNLLMPSGYLGRSLLARKFLDACYALSVRLGSDMTREHLCQSLLTPFFMIFNKAYGLPNDFSCQLASLTLSGGAGQQQRALEELRDVFGPELAHTAYLSFLRFLGEAIMKRSLSNLEFVLTLCHEHEQPNAARRKSESSPSAAVNQADVVDASMAPNSFGTQIVGNRLQVASSSMELLDMVAYKLDHMPSTRHLKGNWLAYWRHETTRSDKDNQALNLKQIRLQSFVGHTNSVRAIYALENENSFISASKDKTVKLWSLRSEGDGRKSTTCQFTYTAHKKSIHSLSFLESLRYVVSCDAGVHLWDPFIGRPLGILDAPRHSAVTVVKSLPSHSPLVVAGTAESTVRIIDARSMQYVNEWRVCHAALPNATVRCLAVAPSGNWLAAGLSSGAIVQLDTRTGIVLNSWRPMECDLLQLTAPSDQLLISSALDHSLAVWNGQTGILHYQLKPPAEPAHFLQSVGTSLVYATTGNRVGVYADVGNSHALNTITKLRPETFRGVLTSLAVLPLNRAFLAGNESGNIALLC